The following are from one region of the Patescibacteria group bacterium genome:
- a CDS encoding DNA cytosine methyltransferase, translated as MQGNTKTKMAKKNLKVLDLFCGCGGLSLGFEQAGFEISLGIDNWEESLKTFKNNHKNSEVLCADLSKVKPQEINGKFDVIIGGPPCQGFSISGKRNPNDPRNKLYQSFVSFVEYFKPKAFIMENVPNLVAMNNGKVKDQIIKEFEALGYKVVYKILLTSDFGVPQNRKRVVFVGLQNGKSFTFPEGKYKDNKITAFEAISDLPENEIKDGTLYPHFPKSEYQKMIRENSIKIFNHETTKHTEKTVEIISLVPDGGNYKDLPKNLQNTRKVNIAWTRLNSKKPSFTIDTGHNHHFHYKFNRVPTVRESARIQSFPDTFIFCGKKNDQLKQVGNAVPPILGKVIGKNLLKLL; from the coding sequence ATGCAAGGAAATACGAAAACAAAAATGGCAAAAAAGAATTTAAAAGTTTTAGATCTATTTTGTGGTTGCGGTGGTTTATCTCTTGGCTTTGAACAGGCTGGTTTTGAAATTTCACTAGGCATAGATAATTGGGAAGAATCATTGAAAACATTTAAAAATAATCATAAAAATTCAGAGGTTTTATGTGCAGATTTATCAAAAGTTAAACCTCAAGAAATCAATGGAAAATTTGATGTGATTATTGGTGGTCCTCCATGTCAGGGATTTTCAATTTCAGGAAAAAGAAATCCAAACGATCCGAGAAATAAACTCTATCAATCTTTTGTTTCCTTTGTTGAATATTTCAAGCCAAAGGCTTTTATTATGGAAAATGTTCCAAATTTGGTAGCCATGAATAATGGAAAAGTTAAAGATCAAATCATAAAAGAATTTGAAGCATTAGGTTACAAAGTAGTTTATAAAATTTTGCTTACTTCTGATTTTGGAGTGCCTCAAAACAGAAAAAGAGTTGTGTTTGTCGGATTGCAAAATGGTAAAAGTTTTACTTTCCCAGAAGGAAAATATAAAGATAATAAAATAACTGCTTTTGAAGCCATTAGTGATTTACCAGAAAACGAAATTAAAGACGGTACTTTGTACCCTCATTTTCCGAAATCAGAATATCAAAAAATGATAAGAGAAAATTCAATAAAAATTTTCAATCATGAGACAACAAAACATACTGAAAAAACAGTGGAAATAATTTCACTTGTTCCAGACGGAGGAAACTATAAAGATTTACCAAAAAATTTACAGAACACAAGAAAAGTAAATATTGCTTGGACAAGATTAAATAGTAAAAAACCAAGTTTTACGATTGATACAGGACATAATCATCATTTTCATTATAAATTTAATAGAGTGCCAACTGTAAGAGAGTCTGCCAGAATACAATCTTTTCCCGATACTTTTATTTTTTGTGGGAAGAAAAATGATCAACTAAAACAAGTAGGAAATGCAGTCCCTCCCATACTTGGAAAAGTTATTGGAAAAAACCTTTTAAAACTTCTATAA
- a CDS encoding DUF3883 domain-containing protein, with amino-acid sequence MHDWQVCFSSVDKGGIELFSTSINAIQFNIEEKAPKISDFDKIALGDDGESFVFTYEKEKVEKYDKRLTNKVLLLGKTKGLGYDIQSIFADGSEKSEFVHYIEVKSTKRVTVPNEGIDGWIDAITLTRNEWIAAEQHSNSFSIYRVYFTPEKIIVYVIKNPYLKNQERLVKCTPINYRLDFSLKSIDLTFEKV; translated from the coding sequence TTGCATGATTGGCAAGTTTGTTTTTCAAGCGTTGACAAGGGTGGCATAGAGCTATTTAGCACATCGATCAATGCAATTCAGTTTAATATTGAAGAAAAAGCTCCAAAAATTTCCGACTTTGATAAAATAGCACTTGGAGATGATGGAGAAAGTTTTGTATTTACTTACGAAAAAGAAAAAGTCGAAAAGTATGATAAAAGACTTACTAATAAAGTATTATTACTCGGCAAAACAAAAGGTCTTGGATATGACATACAATCAATTTTTGCAGACGGTTCTGAAAAATCAGAATTTGTGCATTATATTGAAGTTAAGTCCACAAAAAGAGTTACAGTTCCAAATGAGGGAATTGACGGTTGGATAGACGCCATCACGCTAACAAGAAATGAATGGATTGCAGCAGAACAACACTCCAATTCTTTTTCAATTTACAGGGTCTATTTTACCCCAGAAAAAATTATTGTTTATGTAATTAAGAACCCATATCTGAAAAATCAGGAACGATTAGTAAAGTGTACTCCAATAAATTACAGACTGGATTTCTCACTTAAATCTATTGATTTAACTTTTGAAAAAGTATGA
- a CDS encoding DNA cytosine methyltransferase, giving the protein MKKKEYTIGSLFCGCGGSDLGVLGGFKFVDKKYDKLPTEIKYAIDIDQKAINTYNNNFKHKAIIGSVTDCKEKDIPNIDILIGGFPCQSFSTVNPTKNPFDDRGQLYKDMARILKQKKPIAFIAENVKGLMVLKKGKIFKSVLKEFEDQGYNLSYKLLNAANFGVPQKRQRVFIVGIRKDFNQKFVFPDNIFHENPKEKQSGWVPLKKVIDSLIPEDDKYYFSKKAVEGMKNAKNNMKRGLWQDLEKPCLTVTSHLAKVSLNSRDPVLLVNPKKELYRRFTPLEAARIQSFPDKFKFVGSEADAYRQIGNAIPPVLIWHVAKALIEQIEKK; this is encoded by the coding sequence ATGAAAAAGAAAGAATATACAATAGGTTCACTTTTTTGTGGTTGTGGTGGTAGCGACCTAGGTGTTTTAGGTGGTTTTAAATTTGTTGATAAAAAATATGACAAACTACCAACTGAAATTAAATATGCGATAGACATAGATCAGAAAGCAATAAATACCTATAACAATAATTTTAAGCACAAAGCTATAATTGGGTCTGTAACTGATTGTAAAGAAAAAGACATTCCAAATATTGATATTTTAATAGGTGGTTTCCCTTGCCAATCTTTTAGTACAGTCAACCCAACAAAAAATCCTTTTGATGATAGAGGGCAATTATATAAAGATATGGCTAGAATTTTGAAACAAAAAAAGCCTATTGCCTTTATTGCCGAAAATGTAAAAGGTCTAATGGTATTAAAAAAAGGTAAAATTTTTAAAAGTGTATTAAAAGAGTTTGAAGATCAAGGCTACAACTTGAGTTACAAATTATTAAACGCTGCAAATTTTGGGGTTCCACAAAAAAGACAGCGCGTTTTTATTGTTGGCATAAGAAAAGATTTCAATCAAAAATTTGTCTTTCCCGATAACATATTTCATGAAAATCCAAAAGAAAAACAAAGTGGTTGGGTTCCATTAAAAAAAGTTATTGATTCATTAATTCCAGAAGATGATAAATATTATTTCTCGAAAAAAGCTGTTGAGGGAATGAAAAATGCTAAGAACAATATGAAGAGAGGCTTATGGCAAGATTTAGAAAAACCATGCTTAACTGTTACTTCTCATCTAGCAAAAGTAAGCTTAAATTCAAGAGATCCTGTTTTACTTGTTAATCCCAAAAAAGAATTATATAGAAGATTTACACCGCTTGAAGCTGCCAGAATACAATCTTTTCCTGATAAATTTAAGTTTGTCGGAAGTGAAGCAGACGCTTATCGTCAAATAGGAAATGCAATACCACCAGTTTTAATATGGCATGTTGCAAAAGCATTGATTGAACAAATTGAAAAAAAATAA